One genomic segment of Plasmodium vivax chromosome 9, whole genome shotgun sequence includes these proteins:
- a CDS encoding ATP-dependent phosphofructokinase, putative (encoded by transcript PVX_092035A), with protein MDIENAKKHLSDLQKERRKKKIALPRVFKGKALIREEHEQRHEKRHEQRQAEQKSLGGECPRGDALEKHFPYIFKKPVIYLCAEKGEAGKPVGKPVGKPVGGVADALANRGDDALPTALPNGINIKESLDEADSAKLLDGNCAGNSATQELLEMNAEDGDTLNLGVLFTGLPAPGGHNVICGVLDSLKKKNRKNTLFGFLNGFEGVKSYSFMELKNEYISMFRNSGGFDMLRSSSFDSLSESGKRKCFKICRQLNLAGLIIVGGVDSQRQVASLAEYFEQVHVLAGLAAEGEVATAPLDGGVAHEPLDGGVTHAPRDGDDPTYQIVSDLSDEEIKAKYPRRGKKRSKRKTCVVCAPKSVCNEMDSDLVECSLGFDTTVFTCCQYISFLTSHVRTYQSGYHFVRVIGNSSSHVALECFLQTKANIVLISEEIKKKKKKLKDVIDFIVHVVQRRYHLLGRSYGIVIVPEGLLGKIEEFKKMVRGLLLARKRALQDGQHAEDGAGRIVAQFYEESAESAESAELFRSLPAFFQKHLLEEVQSERFQYARLKTEELLLSCVKEKIEQTKMKGIHFASHAYTKEVTCSLPSNFDCAYSYLLGMGCVEIAQSSYNGYLCTIRQLKNLIPSVEKVQVVGVPLCRLLRVKGEPQEGRNLTEEHEEGHNLMVAPEGSSHIGSAANPSEDLDRLEKSVSAKRAKVKLNGGYFLTYKKHRAALLYADAYRTHGGIQFERSVADDGEEHSADSPSKLKKLFSSTFSTWDSKWGELFNRVNFTVSGLSGGLMRHNSQVVYVDSHFASKLSYTPFEHIQKITDFYVVKAPQVNVKGRVRCSESFISEERNVGVVLLSHSVPGVNNILAGLHERLSMNNIKLIAFVRGIRGLLTNETYVVKDSHLGSWKNLGGAPLLGVQLEWRKDDGEVVRLNNLVEEKYIKEIIITCKKNKMTHLVFIGDEKVITIMNILNDHFMKNRTNLQITTVPVSLYNSFYANLIECSIGYHSMVYTMSDLIGNLQSCAVNAGSYYCFVKVPTNLSSLSVLSIQLETHCNVCLVGECVEYQMMSLQDLVEQTCSIIIERINRGKFYGTILFSSNLLLNVSDFSRLVADVEEHVRGGDALDRLIDGPDLPDLPEGLSQESAELLRICTKSVREKLLRKENRHDDQVDCNFEDVFVEQIKRHIGKLTEQAKQANEPYSFDAHMSYLRANGMPKNVKLYSDLNYMQHFNCVVRNIDREINCCIPTHLDNSLAFSHGLLAGIAIENDLANYVTSIRHLHLNKKNWSSSLYPGSYFVNRDDAGGVAGYPYAAPVPVSVKSSQMATIKHNAETWAYNDCYIFVGPYQHEVNADSPGCSAHMF; from the exons ATGGACATCGAGAACGCCAAGAAGCACCTGAGCGACCTGCAGAAGGagcggaggaagaagaaaatcgCCCTGCCGCGCGTTTTCAAGGGGAAGGCGCTCATCAGGGAGGAGCATGAGCAGCGGCACGAGAAGCGGCATGAGCAGAGGCAGGCGGAGCAGAAATCCCTGGGGGGAGAGTGCCCAAGGGGAGACGCGCTGGAGAAACACTTCCCCTACATATTTAAGAAGCCCGTGATTTACCTATGCGCCGAGAAGGGAGAGGCTGGCAAACCGGTTGGCAAACCGGTTGGCAAACCGGTTGGAGGGGTGGCTGACGCATTGGCTAACAGGGGGGATGACGCGCTGCCCACCGCGCTGCCGAACGGCATTAACATAAAAGAATCCCTCGACGAGGCCGACTCGGCCAAACTGCTGGACGGGAACTGCGCAGGGAACTCCGCAACCCAGGAGCTGCTGGAGATGAACGCAGAGGATGGCGACACGTTAAACCTGGGGGTGCTTTTCACCGGCCTGCCGGCACCAGGAGGGCACAACGTCATATGTGGGGTGCTGGACAgtctgaagaagaaaaatagaAAGAACACCCTCTTTGGATTCCTCAACGGATTTGAAGGCGTGAAAAGCTACTCTTTCATGGagcttaaaaatgaatacattaGTATGTTTCGAAACAGTGGGGGGTTTGACATGCTGAGGAGTAGCTCGTTCGATTCTTTAAGTGAGAGTGGAAAGAGGAAGTGCTTTAAGATTTGCAGGCAGCTGAACTTGGCGGGGCTGATCATCGTCGGGGGGGTAGACAGCCAGAGGCAGGTCGCCTCTCTAGCGGAGTACTTCGAGCAGGTGCACGTCCtggcggggttagcggcggagGGGGAAGTAGCCACTGCACCGCTTGACGGGGGAGTAGCTCATGAACCGCTTGACGGGGGAGTAACTCATGCACCGCGTGACGGGGACGACCCCACGTACCAAATCGTGAGCGACCTGAGCGACGAAGAAATTAAGGCCAAGTACCccagaaggggaaagaaacgAAGCAAGCGAAAAACCTGTGTGGTATGCGCGCCCAAAAGTGTATGCAACGAGATGGACAGCGACCTAGTGGAGTGCTCACTGGGCTTCGATACCACCGTCTTTACCTGCTGCCAATATATAAGCTTCTTAACATCCCATGTGAGAACATACCAGAGTGGGTACCATTTCGTTCGGGTGATTGGCAACTCCTCAAGTCATGTGGCGCTCGAGTGCTTCCTACAGACTAAGGCAAACATAGTTTTAATTAgcgaagaaattaaaaagaagaaaaaaaagctaaaggATGTAATCGACTTCATTGTTCACGTGGTGCAGAGGAGATACCACCTGCTCGGCAGAAGCTACGGCATTGTCATCGTACCTGAGGGGCTCTTAGGCAAAATtgaggaatttaaaaaaatggttagGGGTCTCCTCTTGGCCAGGAAGAGGGCACTTCAAGACGGGCAACATGCCGAGGATGGGGCAGGAAGGATAGTCGCCCAGTTTTACGAGGAGAGTGCGGAGAGTGCGGAGAGCGCGGAGCTGTTTCGCTCCCTCCCCGCCTTCTTCCAGAAGCATCTCCTGGAGGAGGTCCAGTCGGAAAGGTTCCAG TACGCCCGCCTGAAGACGGAAGAGCTGCTCCTATCCTGcgttaaggaaaaaatcgaGCAGACGAAAATGAAGGGCATCCACTTCGCCTCACATGCATACACGAAGGAGGTCACCTGTTCCCTGCCCTCCAACTTTGACTGTGCGTATAGCTACCTCCTAGGCATGGGGTGCGTCGAGATAGCCCAGAGCAGCTACAATGGGTATTTATGCACCATCAGGCAGCTCAAAAATTTGATCCCCAGCGTGGAGAAGGTGCAAGTGGTGGGGGTGCCCCTCTGCAGGTTGTTGCGGGTGAAGGGGGAACCTCAGGAGGGGAGAAACTTGACGGAGGAACATGAAGAGGGACACAACTTGATGGTGGCACCTGAGGGGAGCAGCCACATTGGTTCTGCAGCCAACCCGAGCGAAGATTTGGACCGCCTCGAAAAAAGCGTGTCTGCTAAGAGAGCAAAGGTGAAGCTAAACGGTGGGTACTTTCTCACCTATAAAAAGCACCGCGCTGCGTTGCTGTATGCAGACGCGTACCGGACCCACGGGGGGATTCAGTTCGAGCGGAGCGTGGCGGACGATGGCGAGGAGCACTCGGCGGACTCCCCCAGTAAGCTGAAGAAGCTTTTTTCCAGCACGTTTTCCACGTGGGATTCCAAGTGGGGGGAGCTGTTCAACCGGGTGAACTTCACCGTGTCGGGGCTGAGCGGGGG CCTCATGAGGCACAACAGCCAAGTGGTCTACGTGGACAGCCACTTCGCCTCAAAGCTAAGCTACACCCCCTTTGAGCACATCCAGAAGATTACAGATTTCTATGTGGTGAAAGCCCCCCAAGTGAATGTTAAAGGGAGAGTCAGATGCAGTGAGTCCTTCATTTCGGAAGAAAGAAACGTAGGAGTTGTCCTCCTCTCGCACAGTGTCCCGGGGGTTAATAACATTCTAGCAGGTCTACACGAGAGACTCTCCAtgaataacataaaattgataGCTTTTGTGAGGGGCATAAGAGGACTACTCACAAATGAAACGTATGTAGTTAAGGATAGCCATTTGGGAAGCTGGAAAAATTTAGGGGGAGCTCCCCTGTTGGGGGTGCAATTGGAGTGGAGGAAGGACGATGGGGAAGTGGTGCGTTTGAACAACCTGGTTGAAGAGAAATACATAAAAGAGATAATCATcacttgtaaaaaaaacaaaatgactCACTTAGTTTTTATAGGAGATGAAAAGGTAATTACCATTATGAATATCCTAAATGATCATTTTATGAAGAACAGAACAAATCTACAGATTACAACTGTGCCTGTTTCTCTTTACAACAGtttttatgcaaatttgATTGAGTGCAGTATAGGGTACCATTCTATGGTTTACACGATGAGTGACCTTATTGGGAACTTGCAAAGCTGTGCTGTGAATGCAGGTAGCTACTACTGTTTTGTGAAAGTCCCCACGAATTTATCCTCCTTATCTGTGCTGTCAATTCAGTTGGAAACGCATTGCAATGTGTGCCTAGTGGGGGAATGTGTAGAATACCAAATGATGAGTCTTCAGGACCTGGTGGAGCAGACGTGCTCTATTATCATCGAGAGAATCAACAGGGGGAAGTTTTACGGCACCATTTTGTTCAGCTCGAATTTGCTGCTCAACGTCAGCGACTTCTCCCGCCTGGTGGCCGACGTGGAGGAGCACGTCCGGGGGGGCGACGCGCTGGACCGGCTCATCGACGGGCCGGACCTCCCGGACCTCCCGGAGGG GCTGAGCCAGGAGAGCGCGGAGCTGCTGCGCATCTGCACCAAGTCCGTGAGGGAGAAGCTACTCCGCAAGGAGAACCGGCACGACGACCAAGTGGACTGTAACTTTGAAGATGTCTTTGTAGAGCAAATCAAAAGGCACATAGGAAAACTAACGGAGCAGGCGAAGCAGGCCAACGAGCCCTATTCATTCGATGCCCACATGTCATATCTTCGCGCAAACGGCATGCCAAAGAATGTGAAACTCTATAGCGACCTAAACTACATGCAGCACTTCAACTGCGTTGTTAGAAATATAGACCGAGAAATCAACTGCTGCATCCCAACTCACTTAGATAATTCGTTGGCATTTTCACACGGACTGCTCGCTGGGATTGCCATAGAAAATGACTTGGCCAACTACGTCACCTCCATCAGGCACCTCCATTTGAATAAGAAAAACTGGAGCAGCTCTCTCTACCCCGGATCCTATTTCGTCAACCGAGATGACGCCGGGGGGGTGGCCGGG TACCCCTACGCCGCGCCCGTGCCCGTGTCGGTCAAGTCGAGCCAAATGGCCACCATCAAGCATAACGCGGAGACG tgGGCGTACAACGACTGCTACATCTTCGTCGGCCCGTACCAACACGAAGTGAACGCAGACAGCCCCGGATGCTCCGCACACATGTTTTGA
- a CDS encoding hypothetical protein (encoded by transcript PVX_092015A): MRIHQGAPLKDAPPHDIPILTLSPSNSHPPLCFSPPILQQRSEKQKAILRLLLVHVDSESHTNNGEKILMVNLIRLIERDAMELFSFYPNIWKGNNSTFFFYILSAQHVEKNLSISFFSLLKVSQSAYKNVYIALLLFSSNDFETKMRCLKYVFGQCVLSDGSTHEGKKEGGQEKRTTSFTEATKYFHFLVEENEPINVERQMSCFFFSVIADLIRQDYLSLLRERKREKDELGLKLLVKRTRKKSQTKKEYVNDLIVYSASRNILSAYFEDREDAIISEHPRGGEQPVGKKQLAEGGLNGDRLNGEGGKQLTTPKRGSTLCNVATEEEATLRGTIEKHYDVDFLKGIFLYVKNMINTYYECFEGEKKSSSVEMRRNYLTCFITHSVTILSHLCLLNGSLINSCYELVKNVKKKFAAHMNTSMVIPMANFILFFSSPENFFQVSNYLLTLFAMEFKNYLPAVSFFDFIMRNVHILHQRKFFFKKFCSIILKAYFFHHQIFKNDLIALLPFLIYENNYKDVFCFLLYAPVLVHREGVVSHRGRKKKVAPIGGVPTWK; this comes from the exons atgcgCATACACCAGGGAGCACCCCTGAAGGACGCCCCCCCGCACGACATACCCATTTTGACACTCTCTCCCTCAAACTCCCACCCCCCCTTGTGCTTCTCTCCCCCAATCTTGCAGCAGAGgagtgaaaaacaaaaggccATCCTGCGCCTTCTGCTGGTCCATGTGGACAGCGAAAGTCACACGAAcaatggagaaaaaatccTAATGGTCAATTTGATAAGGCTAATTGAAAGGGATGCGATGgaacttttttccttctaTCCAAATATTTGGAAAGGAAATaactccactttttttttttacattttgtcGGCACAACATGTTGAGAAAAATTTGAGCAtcagttttttctccctccttaAAGTCTCACAAAGCGcctacaaaaatgtgtacatagCTTTGCTGCTGTTCAGTTCGAACGACTTTGAAACGAAAATGAGATGCCTGAAGTATGTTTTTGGCCAGTGTGTGCTCAGTGATGGGAGTACCcatgaggggaagaaggagggCGGCCAAGAAAAACGCACCACCTCCTTCACCGAAGCGACAAAGTATTTCCACTTTCTAGTGGAAGAAAACGAACCCATAAACGTCGAAAGACAGATgagttgcttcttcttttcggTGATAGCTGATTTGATCAGGCAGGACTACCTATCGTTGCTGAGGGAGAG gaaaagggagaaagaCGAACTGGGGTTGAAGCTCCTGGTGAAACGAACGAGAAAGAAATCgcaaacgaaaaaggaatacGTGAACGACCTAATTGTCTACTCTGCCAGTAGAAACATCCTAAGTGCCTACTTTGAGGATCGTGAGGATGCCATTATTAGTGAACATCCGCGGGGGGGTGAGCAGCCTGTGGGTAAGAAACAGCTCGCAGAGGGCGGCCTCAACGGGGATCGCCTCAACGGGGAAGGAGGCAAACAATTAACCACGcctaaaaggggaagcacacTCTGCAACGTAGCaacagaggaagaagcaacccTAAGGGGTACCATTGAAAAGCACTACGATGTGGACTTCCTCAAGGGCATTTTCTTATATGTAAAGAACATgataaatacatattacGAGTGTTttgaaggggagaaaaaaagcagctcGGTTGAGATGAGGAGGAATTACCTCACCTGTTTCATCACCCATAGTGTAACCATCCTATCCCACCTATGTCTGCTGAACGGTAGCTTAATCAACAGCTGCTATGAAttggtaaaaaatgttaaaaagaaatttgcAGCTCACATGAACACATCTATGGTCATTCCTAtggcaaattttattttatttttttcctcccccgagaattttttccaagtgTCTAATTATCTCCTCACCCTTTTTGCAATGGAATTTAAAAACTACCTTCCAGCCGTTTCCTTCTTTGACTTCATCATGAGGAATGTTCACATCCTTCATCAGaggaaattcttttttaaaaagttctGCTCCATTATACTGAAggcctatttttttcaccaccaaatttttaagaacGACTTGATTGCCCTTTTGCCTTTCCTAATTTATGAGAATAATTACAAAGAcgttttttgcttcctcctctaCGCCCCCGTTTTGGTGCACCGGGAAGGAGTGGTATCACatcgggggagaaaaaaaaaagttgctcCCATAGGGGGAGTTCCCACGTGGAAATag
- a CDS encoding farnesyl pyrophosphate synthase, putative (encoded by transcript PVX_092040A), producing the protein MKETNSEEADSGLAFFRNMYDKYRDAFLSHLNEYSLEEEIKEHISKYYKLLFDYNCLGGKNNRGILVILIYEYVKNRDINSSEWEKAACLAWCIEILQAAFLVADDIMDKGETRRNKYCWYLLKDVETKNAVNDVLLLYNSIYKLIEIYLRNESCYVDVIATFRDATLKTIIGQHLDTNIFSDKYSDAHREIDVNNINVPEQPVININMINFGVYKNIVIHKTAYYSFFLPIVCGMLLAGIAVDNLIYKKIEDISMLMGEYFQIHDDYLDIFGDSTKTGKVGSDIQNNKLTWPLIKTFELCSEPDKIKIVKNYGKNNLACVKVIDSLYEQYKIRKHYESYEKAQKAKILSAINELHHEGIEYVLKYLLEILFTGV; encoded by the exons ATGAAGGAGACAAACTCGGAGGAGGCAGATAGCGGCTTGGCCTTCTTTAGAAAT ATGTACGACAAATATAGAGACGCATTTCTGAGCCACCTGAACGAGTATTCACTGGAAGAGGAAATAAAGGAGCACATATCGAAATACTACAAGCTACTGTTTGATTATAACTGCTTGG gggggaagaataacAGAGGAATCCTGGTCATCCTCATTTACGAATATGTAAAGAATAGAGACATCAACAGCAGCGAGTGGGAGAAGGCAGCCTGTTTGG CGTGGTGCATAGAAATCCTGCAGGCCGCCTTCCTAGTGGCGGACGATATCATGGACAAGGGAGAGACGAGAAGGAACAAATACTGCTG GTACCTCTTGAAAGACGTGGAGACGAAGAACGCCGTGAACGACGTGCTGCTGCTGTATAACTCGATTTACAA gCTGATCGAAATATACCTGCGGAACGAGAGCTGCTACGTGGACGTGATCGCCACCTTCAGGGACGCCACCCTAAAGACGATCATCGGGCAGCACCTGGACACGAACATCTTCTCGGACAAGTACTCAGACGCCCACCGAGAAATTGACGTTAACAATATAAACGTGCCGGAGCAGCCAGTCATTAACATTAACATGATCAATTTTGGcgtttacaaaaatattgtaattcACAAGACGGCCTATTACTCCTTCTTTCTGCCCATTGTGTGTG gcatGCTCCTAGCCGGAATAGCCGTGGACAATttgatttacaaaaaaattgaagacaTCTCCATGCTAATGGGCGAGTACTTCCAG ATCCATGACGACTATTTGGACATCTTCGGGGACAGCACGAAAACGGGGAAGGTGGGCTCGGACATTCAGAACAACAAGTTGACGTGGCCCCTGATAAAG ACCTTCGAGCTGTGCTCCGAGCcggacaaaataaaaatagtaaaaaattacgGCAAGAATAACTTGGCCTGCGTGAAGGTCATCGACAGCCTTTATGAGCAGTACAAAATTAGGAAGCACTACGAGAGTTACGAAAAGGCTCAGAAGGCAAAAATTCTGAG TGCCATAAACGAGTTGCACCACGAAG gcatAGAATACGTACTGAAGTACCTGTTGGAAATTTTATTCACTGGTGTGTAG
- a CDS encoding hypothetical protein (encoded by transcript PVX_092020A): MHRYFRAYFAAVLSNSGGSDSGGGSAAGCPPWGHELAKIILRKLACPDILGILNKESIKELLKGVSHSVRCNASLLILLREEFLEILKNESSLYYHLVSEKVLQMVAQNMKRMDITCENIESYYVTLHSFFCGGDYTQVKFWVSLIHAFTSIAIYCQDFAESVLRVYAAFLSRSDVTLMLKHIVSEHVGMIKNVSYVKGGFFP; this comes from the coding sequence ATGCACAGATATTTCAGGGCCTACTTCGCGGCGGTACTGAGTAACAGCGGTGGGAGCGATAGTGGCGGCGGGAGTGCCGCtggctgccccccctgggggcACGAACTCGCAAAAATCATTTTGCGCAAGTTGGCTTGCCCCGACATCCTAGGCATTCTAAACAAGGAGAGCATAAAGGAGCTGCTCAAAGGTGTTAGTCACTCAGTTCGCTGCAACGCAAGTCTACTGATCCTCCTTCGGGAGGAGTTTCTAGAAATACTCAAAAATGAATCCTCCTTGTACTACCACTTGGTGAGCGAAAAGGTGTTGCAGATGGTGGCGCAGAATATGAAGCGTATGGACATCACATGTGAAAATATTGAAAGCTATTACGTCACTTTGCATTCCTTTTTCTGTGGGGGAGATTACACGCAGGTGAAGTTTTGGGTCTCCTTAATTCACGCCTTTACCAGTATAGCCATATACTGCCAGGACTTCGCCGAAAGTGTATTGCGTGTGTATGCGGCATTTCTTTCGAGGAGCGACGTGACTTTGATGCTGAAGCACATCGTCTCTGAGCACGTCGGGATGATAAAGAACGTGTCTTACGTAAagggggggttcttcccTTAG
- a CDS encoding prefoldin subunit 5, putative (encoded by transcript PVX_092025A) → MACDLEKIEEKEREQPNVVIQLNALGLDELISLTLKLEEEWKQIKKNYAILEGAVVTYDKCKNSVEQLNPSKFEAKNFNAFMNELERSELIKLCNKEQSAGRRLLTEGEEPRAKDSLQQLDTLIDQIDISKKDAEAEKKALDVHIPLTSLVYIPGKIVDTENFLIRMGTNYYVQRNAQQTIEYFNTKIGKLNEQIKKLKITIIEKKNEIDLCKNYIQLKRQMQMTGGGAAPVGASANGQQATPRAAN, encoded by the exons ATGGCGTGcgatttagaaaaaattgaagagaaGGAGCGGGAGCAGCCCAACGTGGTCATTCAGTTGAATGCGCTGGGACTTGACGAGCTGATATCCCTCACGTTGAAATTGGAGGAG GAATGGAAGCAGATTAAAAAGAACTACGCCATCCTGGAAGGCGCAGTGGTGACGTACGACAAATGCAAAAACTCCGTCGAGCAACTGAACCCCTCCAAGTTTGAAGCGAAAAACTTCAACGCCTTTATGAATGAGTTGGAGCGCTCCGAGCTAATCAAGCTGTGCAACAAGGAACAGTCGGCTGGCAGGAGACTGCTCACCGAAGGGGAAGAGCCCAGGGCAAAGGACAGCCTGCAGCAGCTGGACACGCTGATCGACCAGATTGACATTAGCAAGAAGGATGCCGAGGCGGAGAAGAAGGCGCTGGACGTGCACATCCCCCTGACGTCGCTGGTGTACATCCCGG GCAAAATCGTGGACACGGAGAACTTCCTCATCCGCATGGGGACCAACTACTACGTGCAGAGGAACGCCCAGCAGACCATCGAGTACTTCAACACCAAAATAGGAAAGCTCAACGAACAGATAAAGAAGCTCAAAATTACTATTATAGAGAAGAAGAACGAAATTGacctttgcaaaaattacaTTCAGCTGAAGAGGCAGATGCAGATGACTGGCGGGGGGGCTGCCCCTGTGGGTGCGAGCGCGAACGGACAGCAGGCCACTCCGCGCGCCGCCAATTAG
- a CDS encoding hypothetical protein, conserved (encoded by transcript PVX_092045A): MDSDFVDAEFVHGKEIEKIKKKKEAILDCLKSVEDPDLKKNIVELNFVRNLRIREAESGKYTVEFDLNLTTPACPVKDELLAECQQRLATHEWIEQTNINTTFVSFNRQGEEQTREKKKKKKIENVIVVYSCKGGVGKSFFSVNFSFYLKKKGASVGLLDADINGPSLPTLLPFGHQYARFKSVPRGSGKIFYEGEPGKREASVKLVGSGEWQGDEVSGCDADGRSVHIGDGFQEDRLQEDRLQEDRLREDPLQEDLLIEPLLHRGVKLMSYAYIKNQKNLGFASFRGPILNELIKEFINQVDWGVLDYLIIDLPPGTNDIHLNLFDSEEIDGVVMVTTPNDLSINDVKKGISMCTHFNVPIVGLIINMNSFICDGCEKRHLLFNNCNVEELKGEFNNVYEMPFHPLLSKNVYSDEQTGERNFPFIISFGDDHQLVQLLEKVFQSLTREMAMIKFQHKLNLPSIQIYKKKFLQLSFDSIDSKFVFSDDVLVCHVRDVRLGCPCDLCRGVEKKKKKKKKKMQNGNNLYVKEIVKLGIYNVKIVWSDLHVSVYSYSHLKNLFLGARLPGGNSLCRAGRGDSFEW, encoded by the coding sequence ATGGACAGCGACTTCGTCGACGCGGAATTCGTGCACGGCAAAGAGatagaaaagataaaaaagaaaaaggaagcaattCTGGACTGCCTCAAAAGTGTGGAGGACCcggatttaaaaaagaacatcGTCGAGCTGAATTTTGTGCGAAACTTAAGAATTAGGGAAGCGGAGAGTGGGAAGTATACCGTCGAGTTTGACCTGAACCTGACGACCCCTGCCTGCCCGGTGAAGGACGAGCTGTTGGCGGAGTGCCAGCAGAGGTTGGCCACCCACGAATGGATAGAGCAAACGAACATTAACACTACGTTTGTGAGCTTCAATCGACAGGGTGAAGAACAAacgagggagaaaaaaaaaaaaaaaaaaattgaaaatgtgaTTGTTGTGTAcagctgcaaagggggggttgGGAAGTCCTTCTTTTCGGttaacttttccttttacttaaaaaagaagggggcaTCTGTGGGGCTGCTGGACGCGGACATTAACGGGCCCAGCCTCCCGACGTTGCTCCCATTTGGGCACCAATATGCCAGGTTTAAGAGCGTCCCTcgggggagcggcaagaTATTTTACGAGGGGGAGCCGGGGAAGCGCGAAGCTTCTGTCAAGTTGGTGGGGAGCGGCGAGTGGCAGGGTGACGAAGTCAGCGGCTGCGACGCGGATGGACGCTCTGTGCACATCGGCGACGGCTTTCAAGAGGACCGCCTTCAAGAGGACCGCCTTCAAGAGGACCGCCTTCGAGAGGACCCCCTTCAAGAGGACCTCCTGATCGAGCCGCTCCTCCACCGCGGGGTGAAGCTCATGTCCTACGCGTACATAAAGAACCAGAAGAACCTCGGGTTCGCGTCCTTCAGGGGTCCCATCCTAAACGAGTTAATAAAAGAGTTTATAAACCAAGTGGACTGGGGGGTCCTGGACTACCTAATCATTGATCTTCCCCCGGGGACAAACGACATACATTTAAATCTGTTTGACTCAGAAGAGATCGATGGAGTGGTCATGGTAACGACTCCAAACGATCTCTCCATAAATgatgtgaagaaggggaTAAGCATGTGCACCCATTTTAACGTGCCAATTGTAGGccttataataaatatgaattcCTTCATCTGTGATGGGTGTGAAAAGAGACATTTGCTGTTCAACAACTGTAACGTGGAGGAGCTAAAAGGGGaatttaataatgtataCGAAATGCCCTTTCATCCTTTACTctccaaaaatgtgtacTCTGATgagcaaacgggggaaaggAACTTCCCCTTTATCATCTCCTTTGGGGATGATCATCAGCTGGTTCAGCTGCTGGAGAAGGTCTTCCAAAGTTTAACTCGCGAAATGGCTATGATAAAATTCCAGCACAAGTTAAATTTGCCCTCCATTcagatttataaaaagaaatttctGCAATTATCTTTCGACTCGATTGATagcaaatttgttttttctgaTGACGTGTTGGTTTGTCATGTGAGGGATGTTCGTCTTGGATGTCCTTGTGATCTCTGCAGGggtgtggaaaaaaaaaaaaaaaaaaaaaaaaaaaaaatgcaaaatggtaataatttatatgtgaAGGAAATTGTTAAGCTGGGCATTTACAACGTTAAGATTGTCTGGTCTGATTTGCATGTCTCGGTTTATTCTTACTCCCATTTGAAGAACCTTTTTCTCGGCGCGCGCCTCCCTGGGGGGAACTCTCTCTGCAGGGCGGGCCGCGGCGACTCCTTCGAGtggtaa
- a CDS encoding multiprotein bridging factor type 1, putative (encoded by transcript PVX_092030A), producing MDHQDLKPVIWHKTEKKPRPKNIGEARKLGIDVEVEKKFLGGKNKSCKGNLIIENKAKIEQETENFKIDRVTPVFSRALQQARINKKLTQSQLARLVNESESVIKEYENGKAIPNNVIIQKLNRVLGINLPSPKKK from the coding sequence ATGGACCACCAAGACCTGAAGCCCGTCATCTGGCACAAAACGGAGAAGAAGCCGAGGCCGAAAAACATAGGGGAGGCGAGAAAGCTGGGCATCGACGTGGAGGTGGAAAAGAAGTTCCtcggaggaaaaaacaaatcttGCAAGGGAAACCtaataatagaaaataaagCCAAAATAGAGCAAGAAACGGAAAACTTCAAAATCGACAGAGTCACCCCGGTGTTTTCTAGAGCCCTACAACAAGCGAGGATTAATAAAAAGCTAACCCAGTCTCAGCTAGCTAGACTTGTAAACGAGAGTGAATCGGTCATAAAGgaatatgaaaatgggaaGGCCATCCCCAATAATGTTATAATTCAGAAGCTGAACCGCGTCTTGGGAATTAATTTGCCATCCCCCAAgaagaagtga